The following proteins are co-located in the Manihot esculenta cultivar AM560-2 chromosome 9, M.esculenta_v8, whole genome shotgun sequence genome:
- the LOC110622330 gene encoding agamous-like MADS-box protein AGL80 — translation MTRKKVKLAYISNDSARKGTFKKRKKGLLKKVSELSTLCGVDACAIIYSSYDPQPEIWPSPSGAQRVLTKFKNMPEMEQSKKMVNQDSFLRQRISKANEQLKKQQRDNRKKEMTQVMFQALVGNSLNNLNMLDLNDLEWLINQNLNEVQNKIDSLKKEANSSASVAVAGPSGEVKDIAPQQEAEKQASEMNMEAMQKQPWITDWINQQQENMGFLGDDVNVPFWDNNNYNGLWSGPFFP, via the coding sequence ATGACTAGGAAGAAGGTGAAGCTTGCATATATCAGCAATGATTCTGCAAGAAAAGGAACCttcaagaaaaggaagaagggaCTATTGAAGAAGGTGAGCGAGTTAAGCACCCTTTGTGGTGTTGATGCTTGTGCCATCATCTATAGTTCCTATGATCCTCAGCCTGAGATTTGGCCGTCACCTTCTGGAGCACAACGTGTGCTTACTAAGTTCAAAAACATGCCTGAGATGGAACAGAGCAAGAAAATGGTGAACCAAGACAGTTTCCTCAGGCAAAGGATCTCGAAAGCCAATGAGCAGCTCAAGAAACAACAGAGGGACAATCGAAAGAAGGAAATGACACAGGTCATGTTTCAGGCTTTAGTTGGAAACAGCCTAAACAACCTTAACATGCTGGATTTGAACGATCTTGAATGGTTAATAAATCAAAACTTGAATGAGGTTCAAAACAAGATTGATTCACTTAAAAAAGAGGCTAATTCTTCAGCTTCTGTGGCTGTGGCTGGACCTAGTGGAGAGGTTAAAGATATTGCACCACAGCAGGAGGCTGAGAAGCAAGCTTCTGAGATGAACATGGAAGCTATGCAGAAGCAGCCATGGATCACAGATTGGATCAATCAACAACAGGAGAACATGGGATTTTTGGGTGATGATGTGAATGTTCCTTTTTgggataataataattataatggtCTTTGGTCTGGTCCATTT
- the LOC110622229 gene encoding hydrophobic protein LTI6B-like: MADEGTATCIDILLAILLPPLGVFLKYGCKAEFWICLVLTFFGYIPGIIYAVYAITK, translated from the exons ATGGCAGATGAGGGAACTGCTACTTGCATAGATATCCTCTTGGCTATCCTCTTGCCTCCTCTTGGTGTCTTCCTTAAGTATGGTTGTAAg GCTGAGTTTTGGATCTGTTTGGTTCTCACCTTTTTTGGGTACATTCCTGGGATTATCTATGCTGTTTATGCCATTACCAAGTGA